One window from the genome of Gimesia aquarii encodes:
- the sufB gene encoding Fe-S cluster assembly protein SufB has protein sequence MATKLDTNSENENPDIGEYQYGFHDPTDKYVFTGEKGLNANIVAQISEMKNEPTWMRDFRLRSYEIFEQKPTPQWGGNLNDINYQDIHYFVRASEGQERSWDDVPDDIRKTYDRLGIPEAEKKFLAGVKAQYESEVVYGSLQEDLAKQGVIFTDTDSALKDHPDLFKEYFGTIIPPDDNKYAALNSAVWSGGSFVYVPPGVNIEFPLQAYFRINSENMGQFERTLVIVDEGASCHYVEGCTAPTYSSNSLHSAVVEIMVKKGGRFRYTTIQNWSNNVYNLVTKRAFAYEDALMEWVDGNLGSQLTMKYPGIFLMGEGARGETLSIAFAGDGQHQDAGAKMVHCAPNTSSRIISKSISKDGGRSSYRGLVKVDPEAHGCKSNVVCDALLLDPASRSDTYPYIEIEDNDVAIEHEASVSKIGEEQLFYLMSRGLTEAEASSMIVTGFIEPLVKELPMEYAVEMNRLIELQMEGSIG, from the coding sequence ATGGCAACGAAGCTGGATACGAATTCTGAAAATGAAAACCCCGATATCGGTGAGTATCAATATGGATTTCACGATCCTACTGACAAATATGTGTTTACCGGTGAAAAAGGTTTAAATGCCAACATTGTCGCTCAAATCTCCGAGATGAAAAATGAACCAACTTGGATGCGGGATTTTCGTTTGAGGTCATACGAAATCTTCGAGCAAAAACCAACTCCTCAATGGGGTGGGAATCTGAACGATATCAATTATCAGGATATCCACTACTTTGTTCGAGCGTCAGAAGGGCAGGAACGAAGTTGGGACGATGTGCCTGATGACATTCGAAAAACTTATGATCGTTTGGGGATCCCTGAAGCAGAGAAGAAGTTTCTTGCTGGAGTCAAAGCTCAATATGAATCTGAGGTTGTCTATGGTAGCTTACAGGAAGATCTGGCGAAGCAGGGAGTCATTTTTACTGACACTGATTCTGCTTTAAAGGATCATCCAGATCTCTTTAAAGAATATTTTGGGACAATCATTCCTCCGGATGATAATAAATATGCTGCCTTGAATTCGGCTGTCTGGTCGGGTGGCTCATTTGTGTATGTCCCTCCCGGAGTGAATATTGAATTTCCTCTTCAGGCATATTTCCGAATCAATTCGGAAAATATGGGACAGTTTGAACGTACCCTGGTGATTGTAGATGAAGGGGCTTCCTGCCATTATGTTGAAGGCTGTACGGCACCCACTTACAGTTCTAATAGTCTGCATTCAGCCGTTGTCGAGATCATGGTGAAGAAAGGCGGGCGGTTCCGTTATACCACAATTCAGAACTGGTCGAATAATGTCTATAATCTTGTGACGAAGCGGGCCTTTGCCTATGAAGATGCACTCATGGAGTGGGTTGATGGTAATCTGGGTTCCCAGTTAACGATGAAGTATCCTGGAATCTTCCTGATGGGAGAAGGGGCACGAGGAGAGACTCTGTCGATTGCCTTTGCCGGTGATGGGCAGCATCAGGATGCAGGTGCTAAAATGGTTCACTGTGCCCCTAACACCTCGAGCCGTATTATTTCCAAGAGTATTTCAAAAGATGGTGGAAGATCCAGCTATCGTGGGTTGGTTAAAGTCGATCCTGAAGCTCATGGATGCAAATCGAACGTTGTCTGTGATGCACTCTTATTGGATCCGGCAAGCCGTAGCGATACTTATCCCTATATTGAAATCGAAGATAACGATGTTGCGATCGAACACGAAGCCAGTGTTTCCAAAATTGGAGAGGAACAGTTGTTTTATCTCATGAGCCGTGGTCTCACAGAAGCAGAGGCTTCTTCAATGATCGTCACAGGCTTTATTGAGCCATTAGTGAAAGAGCTGCCGATGGAATACGCGGTTGAGATGAATCGGCTGATCGAATTGCAAATGGAAGGCTCGATTGGTTAA
- the sufC gene encoding Fe-S cluster assembly ATPase SufC, protein MSLLKISDLHVSVGDTPILKGVDLEINQGEIHALMGPNGSGKSTLAYAMAGHPRYEITQGKIEIEGTDISELDPNERARLGLFLAFQYPVVIPGVKVADFLRHAISNVRNPDRKEGEKLIPMREFRKELRDRMSELGMDPEMARRYLNDGFSGGEKKRMEILQLAMLKPKFAVLDETDSGLDSDAVKVVSEGLSRLSGPEMGVLIITHHERLLEFNQPQFTHVMLAGRVVETGDAQLAAELHEHGYSSVRERHPEAAAEEVVEAV, encoded by the coding sequence ATGAGTTTGTTGAAAATTTCCGATCTGCATGTATCCGTTGGTGACACGCCTATTTTAAAAGGAGTGGACCTTGAAATTAATCAGGGTGAAATCCATGCTTTAATGGGCCCCAATGGTTCCGGAAAAAGCACACTAGCATACGCCATGGCGGGGCATCCCCGTTACGAGATCACACAGGGGAAAATCGAGATTGAGGGAACCGATATCTCAGAACTTGATCCTAATGAGCGTGCTCGATTGGGGCTATTTTTGGCATTCCAATATCCTGTTGTGATCCCTGGTGTCAAGGTTGCTGATTTTCTGCGGCATGCTATTTCTAATGTTCGGAATCCAGATCGTAAAGAGGGGGAAAAGCTCATACCTATGCGTGAATTTCGTAAAGAGTTACGAGACAGGATGAGCGAATTGGGTATGGATCCAGAAATGGCACGTCGTTATTTGAATGATGGCTTTTCTGGTGGTGAAAAGAAACGTATGGAAATTCTACAGCTTGCAATGTTAAAACCAAAATTTGCTGTACTTGATGAAACTGACAGTGGATTGGATAGTGATGCCGTCAAAGTGGTCAGCGAAGGCCTTAGCCGGTTATCCGGACCTGAAATGGGAGTCTTAATCATTACCCACCATGAGCGATTGCTAGAGTTCAATCAGCCGCAATTCACACATGTGATGTTAGCAGGCAGAGTCGTCGAGACGGGAGATGCTCAGTTGGCGGCAGAGCTGCATGAGCATGGTTATTCCAGCGTTCGCGAACGTCACCCCGAAGCGGCTGCAGAAGAAGTTGTAGAAGCGGTATAA
- a CDS encoding helix-turn-helix transcriptional regulator, producing MRVSIDENDRSFLLGLNQLKSATIQEICEQEGVTATAVRQRLVRLQGLDLIARNQVKEGRGRPHYVYSVTSLGMRLLGDNYAELANILWEELKGIDDEDLRCRLANRIQTALVQQYSRSVDATSLQGRMEQLKQALQERGFVVEIDQTGPLPILREHNCPYHDIASGDSSICELEQRVFERVLGTKMNLAECCLDGHHCCEFEAQIS from the coding sequence ATGCGAGTTTCCATTGACGAAAATGATCGTAGTTTTTTGCTGGGTCTGAATCAGCTAAAGTCTGCGACTATTCAAGAAATTTGTGAGCAAGAAGGTGTAACTGCTACAGCTGTTCGCCAACGTCTCGTCCGTTTACAAGGCTTGGATTTAATCGCGCGCAATCAGGTAAAGGAAGGGCGTGGACGTCCTCATTATGTTTATTCCGTGACGAGTCTGGGAATGCGACTTTTGGGTGACAACTACGCTGAGTTGGCTAATATCCTTTGGGAAGAACTTAAAGGCATTGATGACGAAGACCTGCGATGCCGACTGGCTAATCGGATTCAGACTGCTTTGGTGCAACAGTATAGTAGGAGTGTTGATGCCACTTCATTGCAAGGACGAATGGAGCAGTTGAAACAAGCTTTGCAGGAACGTGGTTTTGTAGTTGAGATTGATCAAACTGGCCCACTCCCTATTTTACGGGAGCATAATTGCCCCTATCACGATATCGCTAGTGGAGACTCATCTATTTGTGAACTGGAGCAACGGGTTTTTGAGCGGGTTCTAGGGACGAAAATGAATCTCGCAGAATGTTGTTTGGACGGTCATCATTGTTGTGAATTTGAAGCACAAATCAGCTAA
- a CDS encoding alanine/glycine:cation symporter family protein → MNFDRQHKPVTLLLRSGLAVILVFLVLNPVHSTLEASQNSPEEHQTVQKAENEIEKSEPKGFARIEKKIDDVFGQFNGIVAGVFFYPVPFTLEQFQKKEGFPLAVLWLIIGATYFTFRMNFINIRAFKHAILLVLGKYDNPEDEGEVTHFQALTAALSATVGLGNIAGVAIAIGTGGPGAMFWMMLAGLLGMTSKFAECTLAQIYRRISPDGRVMGGPMCYLSEGLKDQFPSNPVANGLGKFLAVFFAILCIGGSLAGGNSFQVKQSLGAVTETIPILKDYSWVYGLLMAFFVGIVIIGGIRSIARTTEKVVPIMCGIYVLACLAILIINVGKIPDSFTAIIDGAFDKDALYGGFLGVLILGFKRAAFSNEAGVGSAAIAHSAAKTHYPVREGIVASLGPFVDTIVICTMTALVMIITGAYNDPQYADLIKNNNGAALTSEAMNSQIPYFQYVLSVSVILFAYSTMISWSYYGERCWAFLFGDSRSASLSYRILFLVFVVLGSIVSATNVLDFGDLMILGMAFPNILGVLLLSNQVKRELDDYWKRYKSGEFDNQKS, encoded by the coding sequence ATGAATTTCGACCGGCAACACAAACCCGTCACATTGCTACTTCGTTCGGGATTGGCAGTAATTCTCGTGTTTCTGGTCCTAAACCCAGTTCATTCTACATTGGAAGCCTCGCAGAATTCTCCAGAGGAGCATCAAACGGTTCAAAAAGCAGAAAACGAAATCGAAAAATCGGAACCGAAAGGATTTGCACGTATCGAGAAAAAGATTGATGATGTATTTGGACAGTTCAATGGAATTGTTGCAGGTGTTTTCTTTTATCCTGTTCCGTTTACATTAGAACAATTTCAAAAGAAGGAGGGATTCCCTCTGGCCGTATTATGGCTCATCATCGGTGCGACCTATTTCACATTTCGCATGAATTTTATTAATATTCGAGCTTTCAAACATGCCATTTTATTAGTTCTCGGAAAATATGATAATCCAGAAGACGAAGGGGAAGTTACTCATTTTCAAGCCTTAACTGCAGCCCTTTCCGCAACTGTTGGATTAGGTAATATTGCAGGTGTCGCCATCGCCATCGGTACTGGAGGTCCGGGTGCTATGTTCTGGATGATGCTGGCAGGCCTGTTAGGCATGACGTCCAAATTTGCGGAATGTACTTTGGCACAAATTTATCGCCGTATCAGTCCAGATGGGCGCGTAATGGGCGGACCAATGTGTTATCTCTCAGAGGGCTTAAAAGATCAGTTTCCTTCTAATCCTGTAGCCAACGGATTGGGAAAGTTCTTAGCGGTTTTCTTTGCCATACTGTGTATCGGAGGCTCGCTGGCAGGTGGAAACTCATTTCAAGTCAAACAATCACTGGGGGCCGTCACCGAAACAATCCCGATCCTTAAAGACTACAGTTGGGTCTATGGTCTGCTCATGGCATTTTTTGTGGGTATTGTCATCATCGGCGGCATCCGTAGTATTGCACGTACAACCGAAAAAGTCGTACCCATTATGTGTGGTATCTATGTCTTGGCCTGCCTGGCAATCCTGATAATTAATGTTGGAAAAATCCCCGATTCTTTTACAGCGATCATCGATGGCGCATTTGACAAGGATGCCCTCTACGGCGGCTTTTTAGGTGTATTAATACTTGGATTTAAACGTGCTGCCTTTTCAAATGAAGCCGGTGTTGGTTCTGCAGCAATCGCTCACTCGGCAGCAAAAACACATTATCCTGTAAGAGAAGGAATCGTTGCTTCGCTGGGACCATTTGTTGATACGATTGTAATCTGCACCATGACAGCTCTCGTGATGATCATCACAGGCGCCTATAATGATCCCCAGTATGCTGACCTGATTAAGAACAATAATGGCGCAGCATTGACTTCAGAAGCGATGAACTCGCAGATCCCCTATTTTCAGTATGTACTATCAGTATCTGTTATTTTATTCGCTTATTCGACAATGATTTCCTGGTCTTACTATGGGGAGCGCTGTTGGGCTTTTCTCTTTGGTGACAGTCGATCAGCTTCGCTATCCTATCGTATTCTCTTCCTCGTATTTGTTGTACTTGGTTCAATTGTTTCCGCAACCAATGTATTAGACTTTGGCGACTTGATGATTCTGGGAATGGCATTCCCGAATATCTTAGGTGTGCTTTTACTTTCTAACCAGGTAAAAAGAGAATTGGATGACTATTGGAAACGCTACAAATCTGGCGAATTCGATAATCAGAAAAGCTGA
- a CDS encoding universal stress protein: protein MGYFTGKKILVPVDFSESSLEAVTKAIQISEDPANVTAVHVMVPLDMVSPGVLFGGLTDEKRTEHVEKHAKEEFAKHQITGVAFKTLVGDPGIKLADFAKENEIELIVIPSHGYTGIARLALGSVAERVLRHAPCPTLVLRHPKK, encoded by the coding sequence ATGGGCTACTTTACTGGAAAAAAAATCCTTGTTCCTGTCGATTTTTCTGAAAGCTCTCTGGAAGCAGTCACAAAGGCCATTCAAATTTCAGAAGACCCTGCGAATGTAACTGCAGTGCATGTAATGGTTCCTTTAGATATGGTCTCTCCAGGCGTTCTCTTCGGCGGTCTGACAGATGAAAAGCGTACAGAACATGTCGAAAAACATGCAAAAGAAGAATTCGCAAAACATCAAATTACAGGAGTTGCGTTCAAAACACTGGTTGGTGATCCGGGCATCAAATTAGCAGACTTTGCCAAAGAAAACGAAATCGAACTGATTGTCATTCCCTCACATGGTTATACAGGTATCGCCCGATTGGCTTTAGGTTCTGTCGCTGAGCGCGTACTCAGACATGCCCCTTGCCCTACTTTAGTATTGCGTCATCCCAAAAAATAA
- a CDS encoding 3-keto-disaccharide hydrolase, producing MNQIEIKNRFSLLLLMGGVACFVLGVSPAISQEVAPSGKPSPSQNSGKTTTTKKIPGPEKLLNGGNFWDHWKYVSEEDKEAKANRNVTWKVVSGGKDQPSILICSGKPYGYIRTQKSYENFRFSMEWMYPNDPNANSGILLFTSGPDKVWPKAFQVQLHRPEAGNVFPTPGSGAKSANGLSPATPLDLPVGKWHKCVLTCRKGTISVMINGVKLGEVTGCEPSKGAIALQSEGSEIHFRNLIVEMLNPEPVVPPKSTVSKPETTPKSN from the coding sequence GTGAATCAAATTGAAATAAAGAATCGATTTTCTTTGTTACTCTTGATGGGCGGAGTGGCCTGTTTTGTTTTGGGAGTGTCGCCTGCTATTTCACAAGAAGTTGCGCCTTCAGGAAAGCCGAGCCCTTCCCAAAATTCTGGGAAAACAACAACAACGAAAAAAATTCCTGGGCCTGAAAAGTTATTAAATGGTGGGAATTTCTGGGACCACTGGAAATATGTCAGCGAGGAGGACAAAGAGGCTAAAGCCAATCGAAATGTTACCTGGAAAGTGGTCAGTGGTGGCAAAGATCAACCGAGTATTTTGATCTGTTCTGGTAAGCCTTACGGTTATATCCGTACGCAAAAATCGTATGAAAATTTTCGTTTCAGCATGGAGTGGATGTATCCCAACGACCCTAATGCAAATAGTGGAATTTTATTATTTACCTCCGGACCTGATAAAGTCTGGCCTAAAGCATTTCAGGTACAGTTGCATCGACCAGAGGCTGGTAATGTTTTCCCTACTCCAGGCAGTGGAGCCAAATCTGCGAATGGACTTTCACCCGCAACTCCCTTGGATTTACCAGTTGGAAAATGGCATAAGTGCGTCTTGACGTGTCGGAAAGGCACGATTTCCGTCATGATCAATGGGGTAAAACTGGGAGAAGTCACTGGTTGTGAGCCGAGTAAAGGTGCAATTGCTCTCCAAAGTGAAGGGTCTGAAATTCATTTTCGGAATCTGATTGTGGAAATGCTAAATCCAGAACCAGTTGTCCCTCCAAAATCAACAGTCTCAAAGCCAGAGACTACACCGAAATCAAATTGA
- a CDS encoding DUF3500 domain-containing protein: MEFNSLSSLQTLSSNSQQISRRHFVRTMGAALAGTHLLGTDRLLTAGQPENTAQSTPEPLVKKLYESLKPEQKSKVCFGWDHKDKHGLLRKHIQANWNITDPTVNSNFFTKDQQEMIEAIFFGHFDPSWHKKIRKQLQDDQGGYGEEQSIAIFGTPGTDQFQFVMTGRHTTVRCDGDSAEHLAFGGPIFYGHAASGFNETANHPGNVFWEQALKANHVYKILDGKQRKVALIPQAPRETKVQFKKSADKITGLKIADMTRDQKQEMQKVLSSLIEPFRTSDQSEVRKCIKKQGGLDQCRISFYQSGDIGNDQVWDNWRLEGPAFVWHYRGAPHVHVWVNVSDDPKTQIISS; the protein is encoded by the coding sequence ATGGAATTTAACTCTCTCTCTTCCCTGCAAACTCTCAGTTCTAATTCTCAGCAGATCTCACGACGTCATTTTGTGAGAACAATGGGTGCTGCCCTGGCTGGCACACACCTTCTCGGCACTGACAGACTATTGACAGCAGGACAGCCAGAGAACACTGCTCAGTCAACTCCTGAACCGCTAGTCAAAAAACTTTATGAAAGCTTGAAACCAGAACAAAAATCTAAAGTTTGTTTTGGTTGGGATCACAAAGACAAACATGGACTACTGCGAAAACACATTCAGGCAAACTGGAATATTACTGATCCGACTGTAAACAGTAATTTCTTCACCAAAGATCAGCAAGAAATGATTGAAGCAATTTTCTTCGGTCACTTTGATCCCAGTTGGCATAAGAAAATTCGCAAACAACTTCAGGATGACCAAGGAGGCTATGGTGAAGAGCAATCGATTGCTATTTTTGGAACTCCTGGCACTGATCAATTCCAGTTTGTAATGACCGGTCGTCATACTACAGTGCGCTGTGATGGAGACAGTGCAGAACATCTTGCCTTTGGTGGCCCCATTTTCTATGGTCATGCAGCAAGTGGTTTTAATGAAACAGCCAACCATCCCGGAAACGTTTTCTGGGAACAAGCATTAAAAGCCAATCACGTCTATAAAATTCTCGATGGCAAACAACGTAAGGTCGCCTTAATTCCCCAGGCACCACGTGAAACCAAAGTTCAATTCAAAAAATCAGCCGATAAGATCACCGGATTAAAGATTGCTGATATGACCCGCGATCAAAAACAGGAGATGCAAAAAGTTCTCAGTTCGTTAATCGAACCTTTCAGAACTTCTGATCAAAGTGAAGTTCGAAAATGTATCAAAAAACAGGGTGGCCTGGATCAATGTCGAATTTCTTTTTATCAATCCGGTGATATCGGTAATGATCAAGTTTGGGACAATTGGCGACTTGAAGGACCTGCCTTTGTTTGGCATTACCGAGGCGCTCCGCATGTGCATGTCTGGGTCAATGTCTCTGATGACCCAAAAACACAAATTATTTCCAGTTAG
- a CDS encoding sugar phosphate isomerase/epimerase family protein: protein MTKELLSQRKVNSFSSPTSSIECQNTNHSISLFDRISVHQITTYHWSLKESLLGLCSTGIPAIGLWNRKILDVEPDLAAELIIDSKLKVSTISLAGGFTGGNEYSFKEAISDAIEIIKFGGQVNAAAVQVVSGPRAGHTRNHAKQLTIDALKQLGDVAALHGTKLALKSMPLSLGKNWTFLNSLDSVLETIEACNHPAVGIAIDSTQICHENNVQDLVSEIIPMITAVQISGFTPGKTPQQSFSNFDLIEAIDHAGYDGFFDLEIWSEQVWHSDYLSLLSQLQLACQTELSSEF from the coding sequence GTGACTAAAGAGCTTCTCTCACAGCGTAAAGTCAATTCGTTCTCTTCTCCAACATCCTCTATTGAATGTCAAAATACCAATCATTCAATTTCCCTTTTTGATCGGATTTCAGTTCATCAAATTACAACCTATCACTGGTCGCTAAAAGAAAGTCTACTAGGTTTATGTTCTACTGGAATCCCGGCCATTGGTCTATGGAATCGGAAAATACTGGATGTGGAACCCGATCTAGCTGCCGAGCTAATCATTGATTCAAAATTGAAAGTCTCGACCATTTCTCTTGCCGGTGGATTTACTGGTGGTAATGAATATTCTTTTAAAGAAGCAATTTCAGATGCCATCGAAATAATCAAATTTGGTGGTCAGGTAAATGCAGCAGCTGTCCAAGTAGTGAGTGGTCCACGTGCAGGACACACTCGAAATCATGCGAAACAATTGACGATTGACGCGCTCAAACAATTAGGAGATGTCGCTGCTTTGCATGGTACCAAGCTAGCATTAAAATCAATGCCATTATCCCTTGGGAAAAATTGGACGTTCCTTAATTCCTTAGATTCAGTTCTAGAGACTATTGAAGCTTGCAATCATCCCGCTGTTGGAATTGCGATCGACTCCACTCAAATTTGTCATGAAAATAATGTGCAAGATCTGGTTTCTGAAATTATACCTATGATTACAGCAGTTCAAATTTCTGGTTTTACCCCTGGTAAGACACCTCAACAGTCTTTTTCCAATTTTGATCTCATCGAAGCCATTGACCACGCCGGCTATGATGGTTTTTTTGATCTGGAAATCTGGTCTGAACAGGTCTGGCATTCAGATTACCTGAGTCTCTTATCACAACTACAATTAGCATGCCAGACAGAACTATCCTCAGAATTCTGA